In Pseudomonas sp. FP1742, the DNA window TCGCTGGCATTCACCACGATGGCCACGTCTTTGTGGTTCTTGGCTGCCGAACGGACCATGGTCGGGCCGCCGATGTCGATGTTCTCGATGGCGGTCGGCAGGTCGCAGCCCGGCTTGTTGATGGTGGCTTCGAACGGATACAGGTTGACCGCTACCAGATCGATCGGCTTGATGCCGTGCTCGTTCATGATGGCGTCGTCGATACCGCGACGACCGAGGATCCCGCCGTGGATTTTCGGGTGCAGGGTTTTCACCCGACCGTCCATCATCTCGGCAAAGCCGGTGTAATCCGCGACTTCCACTGCGGCAACGCCGTTGTCACGCAGCAGCTTGAACGTCCCGCCGGTGGAGAGGATCTCGACGCCCAGGGCTTCGAGCTCTTTGGCGAATTCAAGGATCCCGGTCTTGTCGGAAACGCTGATCAAGGCGCGGCGGATCGGCAGGCGGGTAGTCTGGTCGGTCATCTCAATTTCCATCAAAAGCAAAGGAGTCAGCAAAAAAGGCGACCGGTTTTACGCGGGCGCCTTTCTGGTTTGATTGAATGCTTACAGCAAATCGTACTGCTTGAGTTTCTTGCGCAGGGTGCCGCGGTTCAGTCCGAGCAGCTCACTGGCCTTGGTCTGGTTGCCCTTGACATAGTTCATCACGCATTCGAGCAGGGGAGCCTCGACTTCGGAGAGCACCAGGTTGTACACATCCGTGACGGCAGCGCCCTCAAGGTGGGCGAAATAATTGTGCAGCGCCTTCTCGACACTCCCGCGAAGGGTCTGACCTTCTTCGCTCGGTGTATTGAGGTGCTGTTTCAAATTCACGTTGTCGCTCACGGGTGTTGTTCCACTCACTAAAGTCTCGGTCATCATCGTCATGCGGCCACCCCTTCTCCGTCCCCTGTCAGGCTCTTGTAACGTTCGGTGAAGAAGCCCCGAACGTAGGCGCATTGTGCTTCCGTATCTTCCAAACGATTGAAGTGGGCGCGAAACTCCCTGGCGCCCGGCAAGGTTGCGAGATACCAGCCCACATGCTTGCGAGCTATGCGCACGCCCATGAGGTCGCCATAGAAGGCATG includes these proteins:
- the fis gene encoding DNA-binding transcriptional regulator Fis → MTMMTETLVSGTTPVSDNVNLKQHLNTPSEEGQTLRGSVEKALHNYFAHLEGAAVTDVYNLVLSEVEAPLLECVMNYVKGNQTKASELLGLNRGTLRKKLKQYDLL